From Quercus lobata isolate SW786 chromosome 1, ValleyOak3.0 Primary Assembly, whole genome shotgun sequence, one genomic window encodes:
- the LOC115974433 gene encoding glucan endo-1,3-beta-glucosidase 6-like: protein MGFCYFLWFLLFCMLLEGQIKGVSGLGVNWGTRLTHPVPPKIVVRLLKDNGFNKVKLFEADPGALQALGRSGIEVMLGIPNEFLASLASSVRVAEDWVAKNVSNYISKYGTNISYVAVGNEPFLKTYKDKFLQTTFPALKNVQAALIKAGLGRQVKVTVPLNADVYQTDTDLPSGGDFRSDIRTLMISMVKFLSDSGSALVINIYPFLSLYADPHFPKDYAFFNGNSTPIVDGSISYTNVFDANYDTLISALEKNGFASMPVIIGEVGWPTDGDINANIEYAKRFNQGLLDRIIKGQGTPKRRTPPDIYLFGLIDEDAKSVDPGNFERHWGIFYYDGTIKYALDLGNGRGLVAAKGVKYLAREWCVMSPQANLLDPNLTNSVNYACTYADCTSLGYGTSCGTLDARSNASYAFNMYYQTLDQRKDACKFNNLSTITKLDPSQGTCRFEIMIDLGTHQLPPSRSSSLAVGSNRNSLLLALLIGLITLITYV from the exons ATGGGTTTCTGCTATTTCTTATGGTTCTTGTTGTTTTGCATGTTATTAGAAGGACAAATAAAGGGGGTCTCAGGCCTGGGTGTTAACTGGGGAACTCGTTTAACGCATCCAGTCCCACCAAAAATAGTAGTCAGGCTATTGAAAGACAATGGATTTAATAAAGTGAAGCTGTTTGAAGCAGATCCTGGGGCACTCCAAGCTCTTGGGAGATCTGGTATTGAGGTTATGCTTGGGATACCCAATGAGTTCTTAGCATCGCTTGCAAGCAGTGTCCGAGTTGCCGAGGACTGGGTAGCTAAAAATGTCTCCAACTACATATCCAAATATGGGACCAATATAAG CTATGTAGCAGTGGGTAATGAACCTTTTCTTAAGACATACAAAGACAAATTTCTACAAACCACATTTCCAGCTCTCAAAAATGTTCAAGCAGCCCTCATAAAAGCCGGCTTAGGCCGGCAAGTGAAGGTGACAGTCCCATTAAATGCAGATGTGTACCAGACCGACACTGATCTTCCTTCTGGAGGTGACTTCCGGTCGGATATTCGTACTCTCATGATTTCCATGGTCAAGTTCCTCAGTGACAGTGGTTCTGCCCTCGTCATCAACATCTACCCATTTCTCAGCCTCTACGCAGACCCCCATTTTCCAAAAGATTATGCCTTTTTCAATGGCAATTCTACCCCAATTGTTGATGGCTCTATCTCTTACACCAATGTGTTTGATGCAAACTATGACACCCTTATTTCAGCTCTTGAAAAGAACGGTTTTGCATCAATGCCTGTTATCATTGGTGAAGTTGGATGGCCAACTGATGGTGACATCAATGCTAACATAGAGTATGCAAAAAGATTCAATCAAGGCTTACTTGATCGAATAATTAAAGGTCAAGGCACACCCAAGAGGCGTACTCCACCAGATATCTATTTGTTTGGCCTTATTGATGAAGATGCTAAGAGCGTAGATCCAGGTAATTTTGAAAGGCATTGGGGTATATTCTATTATGATGGAACTATTAAATATGCTTTGGATTTGGGCAATGGACGTGGTCTAGTTGCGGCTAAAGGAGTAAAGTATTTGGCTAGGGAATGGTGTGTAATGTCACCTCAGGCAAATCTTTTGGACCCAAATTTGACAAACAGTGTAAACTACGCATGCACTTATGCTGATTGCACCTCTCTTGGATATGGAACAAGTTGCGGTACATTGGATGCTAGAAGCAATGCTTCTTATGCTTTTAACATGTACTACCAGACCTTGGATCAGCGAAAAGATGCATGTAAATTTAATAATCTATCAACCATTACAAAATTGGATCCATCTCAGGGTACATGTCGATTTGAGATAATGATCGACCTTGGGACGCACCAGCTTCCGCCATCTCGTTCTTCTTCATTGGCTGTTGGAAGCAACCGAAACTCACTACTCTTGGCGCTTCTTATTGGGCTCATCACATTGATTACATATGTATAA